Proteins encoded together in one Lathyrus oleraceus cultivar Zhongwan6 chromosome 5, CAAS_Psat_ZW6_1.0, whole genome shotgun sequence window:
- the LOC127081303 gene encoding uncharacterized protein LOC127081303 yields MNSLWSLVVVFLLCVTRSYAVKVVDVDTICKNARNHSFCSNLLHSKFGASGDLVSLTQYTIDVLRANVTNTVNLINKLIAQSGGNFNLTYHYNMCLIHFDIKKGALGSVEYAEELFKMGNYLAMIPTMESIAFNAWECLSGDTPSEPLYHDTSSLPIYADIVMLVANIVHSILNYLTQV; encoded by the coding sequence ATGAATAGTTTATGGTCTCTAGTTGTGGTTTTTCTTTTATGTGTTACACGTTCTTATGCCGTCAAAGTTGTAGATGTGGATACTATATGCAAGAATGCGAGAAATCATTCATTTTGTTCAAATCTTCTCCATTCAAAATTCGGCGCAAGTGGAGATCTTGTTAGCCTTACACAGTACACCATTGATGTGCTTCGTGCCAATGTGACCAACACTGTCAATCTGATCAATAAGCTAATTGCACAAAGTGGTGGTAATTTCAATCTAACATATCATTACAATATGTGTTTAATTCATTTTGATATCAAAAAGGGTGCCTTAGGTTCAGTTGAGTATGCTGAAGAACTGTTCAAAATGGGAAATTACCTAGCTATGATTCCAACCATGGAAAGTATAGCTTTTAATGCTTGGGAATGTCTTTCTGGAGATACACCAAGTGAACCTCTTTATCATGATACCTCTTCGCTCCCAATATATGCTGATATTGTCATGCTAGTTGCTAACATTGTTCATAGCATACTAAACTATTTGACACAAGTCTAG